The Pseudomonas azotoformans genome has a segment encoding these proteins:
- a CDS encoding DUF4349 domain-containing protein — MRHLDGKSQPLRAPFLMLLAGLALVGCSPSDHSRARVINGEQSRAGAQLAYEHELSLALPGALLAPRIQATREACETARFGACNILGITENDSGGQIILRIAPTGVEPMVAMAAEGGKLGQRITTAEDLADAVADVRRRQDRLQAQQQRLDELAKRKDITVSDLIALSKEQAGIENELQELAQVAAGQQRRLDTNRVTLNFRSSDGANQQSRFSRMFSNLSDNLVDGTADALERSAYVLPFVILAFPVVWLWVWLWRRFVKRRT; from the coding sequence ATGCGCCACCTGGACGGCAAATCCCAGCCACTTCGTGCCCCCTTTTTGATGCTGCTGGCCGGCCTGGCGTTGGTCGGCTGCTCGCCCAGTGACCACTCCCGTGCGCGGGTGATCAACGGTGAACAAAGCCGCGCCGGCGCACAACTGGCTTATGAGCATGAACTGAGCCTGGCCCTGCCCGGCGCCCTGCTTGCGCCGCGCATACAGGCCACTCGCGAAGCCTGCGAAACCGCGCGCTTTGGCGCCTGCAATATCCTCGGCATCACCGAAAACGACAGCGGCGGCCAGATCATCCTGCGCATCGCGCCGACCGGCGTAGAGCCGATGGTGGCGATGGCCGCCGAAGGTGGCAAACTCGGCCAGCGCATCACCACCGCAGAAGACCTGGCCGATGCCGTTGCCGATGTGCGCCGTCGCCAGGACCGCCTGCAAGCCCAGCAACAACGCCTCGACGAGCTGGCCAAGCGCAAGGACATCACCGTCAGCGATCTGATTGCCCTGAGCAAGGAACAGGCGGGCATTGAAAACGAGCTGCAGGAACTGGCACAGGTTGCCGCCGGCCAGCAACGCCGCCTCGACACCAACCGTGTGACCCTGAATTTCCGCTCCTCTGATGGTGCGAACCAACAGTCGAGGTTCAGCCGCATGTTCAGCAACTTGAGCGATAACCTGGTAGACGGCACTGCCGACGCCCTGGAGCGCTCGGCCTATGTGCTGCCGTTCGTGATCCTGGCGTTTCCGGTGGTGTGGTTGTGGGTGTGGTTGTGGCGCCGCTTCGTCAAGCGCCGCACTTGA
- a CDS encoding PaaI family thioesterase, translated as MIAHAVPEGFVSLPRSSPLLDLLGPAYCRGEGLQLEIGLRADNRHANGRGTVHGGVLATLADIGMGYAMAFSSEPPLPLITASMTLDYLGAVQVGEWIVVRLEHHKRGRQMAFATVSLQVGEKVVARANAVFAVPQPQ; from the coding sequence ATGATCGCTCACGCCGTGCCTGAAGGTTTTGTTTCGCTGCCCCGCAGCAGCCCGTTGCTGGACCTGCTCGGCCCGGCGTATTGCCGAGGGGAGGGCCTGCAACTGGAGATCGGCCTGCGCGCCGACAATCGCCACGCCAATGGACGCGGCACCGTGCATGGCGGGGTGTTGGCGACCCTGGCGGATATCGGCATGGGGTACGCGATGGCGTTTTCCAGTGAGCCGCCGCTGCCGTTGATTACGGCGAGCATGACCTTGGATTATCTGGGGGCGGTGCAGGTGGGGGAGTGGATTGTGGTGCGCTTGGAGCATCACAAGCGGGGGCGGCAGATGGCGTTTGCCACGGTGAGCTTGCAGGTGGGAGAGAAGGTGGTGGCACGGGCGAATGCGGTGTTTGCGGTGCCGCAACCTCAGTGA
- a CDS encoding acetyl-CoA C-acetyltransferase, producing the protein MQDVVIVAATRTAVGSFQGSLANIPAPELGAAVIRRLLEQTGLDPAQVDEVILGQVLTAGSGQNPARQASILAGLPHAVPSLTLNKVCGSGLKALHLGAQAIRCGDADVIIAGGMENMSLAPYVLPAARTGLRMGHAKMIDSMITDGLWDAFNDYHMGITAENLVDKYGISREAQDAFAAASQQKAAAAIEAGRFVDEITPILIPQRKGDPVAFAVDEQPRAGTTAESLAKLKPAFKKDGSVTAGNASSLNDGAAAVLLMSADKAKALGLPVLARIASYANAGVDPAIMGIGPVSATRRCLDKAGWSLGDLDLIEANEAFAAQSLAVGKELEWDAEKVNVNGGAIAIGHPIGASGCRVLVTLLHEMIKRDAKKGLATLCIGGGQGVALALERS; encoded by the coding sequence ATGCAAGACGTCGTGATTGTTGCTGCCACCCGCACCGCCGTGGGCAGCTTCCAGGGTTCGCTGGCGAACATTCCGGCTCCGGAACTGGGCGCTGCCGTGATCCGCCGCCTGTTGGAACAGACCGGCCTCGACCCGGCCCAAGTGGATGAAGTGATCCTCGGCCAGGTGCTCACCGCCGGCTCAGGCCAGAACCCGGCGCGTCAGGCTTCGATCCTCGCCGGCCTGCCCCACGCCGTGCCGAGCCTGACCCTCAACAAAGTCTGCGGCTCCGGCCTCAAGGCGCTGCACCTCGGCGCCCAGGCCATCCGTTGCGGCGACGCCGACGTGATCATCGCCGGCGGCATGGAGAACATGAGCCTGGCTCCGTACGTACTGCCCGCTGCGCGCACCGGTTTGCGCATGGGCCACGCCAAGATGATCGACAGCATGATCACCGACGGCCTGTGGGATGCATTCAACGACTACCACATGGGCATCACCGCCGAGAACCTGGTGGACAAGTACGGCATTAGCCGTGAAGCCCAGGACGCGTTCGCTGCGGCGTCCCAGCAAAAAGCTGCCGCCGCTATCGAAGCAGGCCGCTTTGTCGACGAGATCACCCCGATCCTGATTCCCCAACGCAAAGGCGACCCGGTGGCCTTCGCCGTGGATGAACAGCCTCGCGCCGGCACCACTGCCGAGTCCCTGGCCAAACTGAAACCGGCGTTCAAGAAAGACGGCAGTGTCACCGCCGGCAACGCCTCCAGCCTCAACGACGGCGCCGCTGCGGTACTGCTGATGAGCGCCGACAAAGCCAAGGCCCTCGGCCTGCCGGTGCTGGCGCGTATCGCCAGTTACGCCAACGCGGGCGTCGACCCAGCCATCATGGGCATTGGCCCGGTCTCCGCAACCCGTCGCTGCCTGGACAAAGCCGGCTGGAGCCTGGGCGACCTGGACCTGATCGAAGCCAACGAAGCCTTCGCCGCGCAATCTCTGGCGGTGGGCAAAGAACTGGAGTGGGATGCAGAGAAGGTCAACGTCAACGGTGGCGCCATCGCCATCGGCCACCCGATCGGCGCCTCAGGCTGCCGCGTGCTGGTGACCCTGCTGCATGAAATGATCAAGCGTGATGCCAAGAAAGGCCTGGCAACGCTGTGCATCGGTGGCGGCCAGGGCGTCGCGCTGGCACTCGAACGCAGCTGA